In Thermoanaerobaculia bacterium, the genomic window CTCGCCGATTCGCGGCCGGGCGCGCGGCCGGTCGAGAAGTCGGTCGCCGTCCTCTACTTCGAGAACCTCGGCGGCCCGAAAGAAGACGAGTACTTCCGCGACGGGATCACGGAAGACATCATCACCGAGCTCTCGAAGATCGAGGGGCTGCGCGTCAACCAGCGATCGATGGTGCTCGGGTTCCGCGACAAGCCCGTGGTCGCCTCGCAGGTCGGCCAGCAGCTCGCCGTGTCGTACGTGCTCGAAGGGAGCCTGCGGCGCGCCGGCGACCGGCTGCGGATCACGGCGAAGCTCGTCGAGACCGCTTCGGGCTACGCCGTCTGGTCCGAGCGCTACGACCGCGAGATGAAGGACGTCTTCGAGGTCCAGGACGAGATCGCGCGGAAGATCGCCGAGGCGCTGCGGATCAAGCTGTCGCGGCAGGAGCAGGACGCGATCGCCTCGAAGCCGACCGACAACCTGCAGGCGTACGACCTGTACCTCCGCGGACGCAGCTACGCGCGCCGGCTCACGCGCCAGGATCTCGAGTTCGCGCTCCAGATGCTCGAGAACGCCGTTTCGCAGGATCCGAACTTCGCGCTGGCCTACGCCGCGATCGCCAACGTCTGCGCCTACTACCACGCCCACTACGCGCGCGAGGACGCCTGGATGCAGCGGGCGCGCGCGGCGGCCGAGCGCGCGATGACGCTCCATCCGGGACTTCCGGAGGTGATGGTCGCCCAGGCGTGGATCCTCTACGCCAAGGGGCAGTACGACGAGATGACGGTGATTCTCCGCAACGTGATCGCCCGAAAGCCCGACTGCGAAGGGGCGTACTACCTGCTGCTCCGCGGCCTGTACGCTTCGGGCAAGTACCAGGACGTCGCCAACATCGCCGAGCAGGCGATCGAGGCGAGCGGCACCGACTACAACGTGTACGTGCCGATCGCGAACTCGCTCGGCGCGCTGGGCAAGGCCGAGACGGAGAAGAACATGCGCCAGCGCGTCATCCAGGCGCTGGAGGCGCAACTCCGCGAGATCCCGGAGGACGCGCGCGCCCGGATCCTCCTCGGCGCCTACTACGCGGAGGACGGGCGCGTGGACGACGCGATGCGCGAGTCGAATCTCGCGATGACGCTCCGCCCCAACGAAGCGATGGTGCTGTACAACGCCGCCTGCACTTTCTGCACGATCAACAAGAAGCCCGAAGCGCTCGACGCGATCGTGAAAGCGTGGCGGGCCGGCTTCCGGGACGCCGACTGGGCGCGCCGCGACCCGACGCTCGCGCTGATCCACGACGAGCCCGAGTTCCAGAAGCTCTATCCGGAAAGGCCGGCGGCGGGCTGACCGGGCGAGCGGCGCCGGCGGCGGAATCTTCCCGGTCGCCGCTTTTCGATATGCTTCGGCCGAAGGAGCACTCATGAAGAAGATTTCCCTCGGCATCGCCCTGGCCATCGCGTTGCTCGGCGTTCCCGTTTCCGCGCGGGCGGCCGACTCGAACGAGGCGGCCATCAAGGACCTGAACGAGCAATGGGTGGCGGCGTGGAACGCTCACGACCCGAAGCGGATGGCGGCCGTGTGGGCCGATGACGTCAGCCTCATCAACCCGTTCGGGGTCAAGTGCAGCAACCGCGCCGAGGTGGAGAAGCTCTTCGAGCAGGAGCAGGGTGGCGTGATGAAGGCGAGCACGTACAAGATCGACTCGTTCACGCTGCGGAAGGCCTGCGACGACGTCATGATCGGAGACTGGGAGGCGACGGTCACCGGGATGATCGACCCGAACGGAAATCCGCTTCCGCCCTTTTCGCATCACGGCACGGCGGTGTACCAGAATCGCGGCGGGCACTGGGCCCTGACGATGGTCCGCGCCTTCCAGCCCCTGCCGCTTCCCGGCGCCGCGACGAAGTAGCGCCGGCGGTTCGATCGGTCCCTTCTCGTGCCGGGTTCGCCCGGCACGTTTCGTTCGTGCCCTGCGGGTGCCGGAACCGGGGAGGACGAGCGCCGGCGAACGCGAACGAAACCTGAACGGGGCGCGGCCGGGGAGTCGAAAAGGGAGGAGTTCGCCAAAGAAAAGAGGCCCCTCGCGGGGCCTCGTCGGGAAGGCGCTCGGGCGCCTCCGAATCTCGAATCAGCGGGCGTAGCTCGAGACCGTTTCGTAGGTCTCGACCTTGGGGGTTCCGTCGAGGAACACGGTCAGCTTCTCCAGGACCTGCGGGTAGGTCATGTTCTCGTAGTTCTCGGCGTTCTTCCGGTTGTCCCACAGGCTGATGAACTGGGCGCCCTTGGGATTGACGAGCGTGACTTCCTCTTCGAAACCGTTCTGTTTGCGGAGCATCGGAACGACTTCCTTCTCGAAGAGTTTCGTGAATTCCGTCTCCTTGCCGCTCTTGATCTGGAAATGGACGTTGCGGGCGAACTTCATGGGGCTTCTCCTGAGTTCCTTGTGTGGGTGTTCTCTTCATCGGGCAACCCGAGACGGAGGGCCGGTTTCGACAAGGTACCGGAACCGGTTTGGACCTCTGAAGGATCTTCACCATAGCATGGATCGCGGGCGATGGCGTGGATGCACGGCAATGATTCGCGCTTCGTGGACCGAGCGATTCGATGCCAGGCCGAGTCATCCGAGAAAGCGATGGGGAACGGTCCTTTTGTCGGCTCTCCTCGGGAACGCCTTCGTCGAGCTCGCGCGCGGGCGAACGCCGCCGAAGTCGTGCGGCGCGACGCCCCCACGTCAATCGTGTATTGATCGCCGCGCCCGGCATACACTCGGAAGATGGACGAAAGGCGCGTCCTGCTGACCGGAGCCACCGGATACGTGGGCGGCCGCCTCCTCGGGGAGCTCGAAAGGCGCGGCGTCCCTCTGCGCTGCTTCGTGCGGCGCGAAGGCGCGCTGCGGCGGCGCGTGTCGGCATCGACGGAGATCGTGGTCGGCGACGCGCTCGACCCCGGCGCCGTCGCGCGGGCGCTCGCCGGAGTTCGCGCGGCCTACTACCTGATCCATTCCATGGGGCAGGGGGAGGACTTCGCGGAGAAAGACCGACGGGCGGCGGGAATCTTCGGAGCGGCGGCGCGGGAAGCGGGGGTCTCGCGGATCATCTACCTCGGGGGGCTGGGCGGCGGCAGCCGCCTTTCCGAGCATCTCGAGAGCCGGCGGGAAACGGGAGAGATCCTGCGCGAATCCGGCGTCCCGGTCGTCCAGTTCGAAGCCTCGATCGTGATCGGCTCGGGGAGCCTCTCGTTCGAGATGATCCGCGCGCTCGTCGAGCGCCTGCCGGTGATGATCTGCCCGCGCTGGGTCGCCGTCGAGGCGCAGCCGATCGCCGTGGAAGACGTGATCGCCTACCTCGCCGACGCGCTCGACCTGCCGGCGGGCGCGGAACGCATCTACGAGATCGGCGGGCCGGAGCGCGTGACGTACGCCGGCCTCATGCGCGAGTACGCGCGGCAACGAGGGCTCCGGCGTCTCCTGCTCCCGGTTCCGGTCCTCACGCCCCGGCTGTCGAGCCTCTGGCTGGGGCTCGTGACGCCCCTCTATGCGCGGGTGGGACGGAAGCTGATCGAGAGCCTGCGCACGCCGTCCGTGGTCCGGGACGACGCCGCGCGAAGGGTGTTCCCGGTCGAGCCGCGCGGCGTCGCGGAGGCGATCCGGCGCGCGCTCGCCAACGAGGACGCCGCGTTCGCGCGCACGCGCTGGTCGGATCCGGTCTCGTCGTCCGCGCTCCTCGACCACGACGGCACGAAGAGAGCGGGCACCCGTCTCATCGACAGCCGGACGGCGAAGGTCGCGGCGCCGCCGTCCGCGGCCTTCGACGCGATTCGCCGGCTGGGCGGCGAGCGCGGCTGGTACTACGGGAACTGGCTCTGGGAGCTGCGGGGCTTCATCGATCTCCTCGTCGGGGGGGTGGGCGTCCGCCGGGGACGCCGCCACGAAAGCGAGCTCGAGGAGGGGGACGCCGTCGATTTCTGGCGCGTCGAGAAGATCGAAGAGGACCGGCTCCTCCGCCTGCGCGCCGAGATGAAGCTTCCCGGACGCGCGTGGCTCCAGTTCGAGACGACGCCGGCGGACGGAGGAACGGAGATCCGCCAGACCGCGATCTTCGACTCCGTCGGGCTCTTCGGCGCGCTCTACTGGTACGGGCTCTCCCCGCTTCACCGCCTGATCTTCTCCGGCATGCTCCGCGAGATCGCGCGGCGAACCGTCGCCGGCCCGGAACGAATCTCGCGGAGCCGCGAAGGGCGATAAAATCCGGTCAACATTCGTCTCTTGTGCCGTTTTCGAATGAAAGGAACATTCGCGATGTCGAAACGTGCGGGCGGCTTCATGATCATCATCGTTGGCGCCGCGGCGACCTCGGCCTTCGGGGCGGCGTCGTGGGTTTCCCAGGGCCCCTTCGGCGGCGCGGCCGATTCGGTCGCGCTCGACGCGAGCAACCACGCCGTCTACGCCGGCAATTTCGGCGGCGGCGTCCAGAAGAGCACCGACATGGGACTCCATTGGGCGCCGGCGAACACGGGACTCGGCAACACCACCGTGAACCTCCTGGCCGCGAGCCCGGCCGCGAGCGGACGCGTCGTCGTCGGGACCCAGAACGGCATCTGGCTCACGACGAACGGGGGCGAATCGTGGTCGGCGACCAACGTGATCGGGAAGCCCGGCGATTTCGAGGGGCCGGACGTTCGCGCGGTCGCGTTCTCGCCGTCGGACGCGACGAGGGTCTATGCCGCCCAGGACGGTT contains:
- a CDS encoding SDR family oxidoreductase, which encodes MDERRVLLTGATGYVGGRLLGELERRGVPLRCFVRREGALRRRVSASTEIVVGDALDPGAVARALAGVRAAYYLIHSMGQGEDFAEKDRRAAGIFGAAAREAGVSRIIYLGGLGGGSRLSEHLESRRETGEILRESGVPVVQFEASIVIGSGSLSFEMIRALVERLPVMICPRWVAVEAQPIAVEDVIAYLADALDLPAGAERIYEIGGPERVTYAGLMREYARQRGLRRLLLPVPVLTPRLSSLWLGLVTPLYARVGRKLIESLRTPSVVRDDAARRVFPVEPRGVAEAIRRALANEDAAFARTRWSDPVSSSALLDHDGTKRAGTRLIDSRTAKVAAPPSAAFDAIRRLGGERGWYYGNWLWELRGFIDLLVGGVGVRRGRRHESELEEGDAVDFWRVEKIEEDRLLRLRAEMKLPGRAWLQFETTPADGGTEIRQTAIFDSVGLFGALYWYGLSPLHRLIFSGMLREIARRTVAGPERISRSREGR
- a CDS encoding nuclear transport factor 2 family protein; amino-acid sequence: MKKISLGIALAIALLGVPVSARAADSNEAAIKDLNEQWVAAWNAHDPKRMAAVWADDVSLINPFGVKCSNRAEVEKLFEQEQGGVMKASTYKIDSFTLRKACDDVMIGDWEATVTGMIDPNGNPLPPFSHHGTAVYQNRGGHWALTMVRAFQPLPLPGAATK
- a CDS encoding protein kinase, coding for MESLVGHTFAHYKIVGLLGQGGMGMVYEAEDADLGRRVAVKVLSASLQDDLPMLERFKREARAASALNHPGICTVYAIEQQEGRPFIVMELIKGSTLAEKMGRQPVPVPQILDYGIQIADALESAHSKGIAHRDLKPANIMINDRGQVKILDFGLAKVEAAAASSESGEEVSQLVTAVGSGPLTTAGTVMGTVHYMSPEQTRGQLTDARTDLFSLGAVLYQMATGEMPFQGDTDAVVFDAILNRPPKPLSEVNPALPAELSQILEKALEKDRQLRYQSATDLKTDLLRLKRKLESGQKHAAELADSRPGARPVEKSVAVLYFENLGGPKEDEYFRDGITEDIITELSKIEGLRVNQRSMVLGFRDKPVVASQVGQQLAVSYVLEGSLRRAGDRLRITAKLVETASGYAVWSERYDREMKDVFEVQDEIARKIAEALRIKLSRQEQDAIASKPTDNLQAYDLYLRGRSYARRLTRQDLEFALQMLENAVSQDPNFALAYAAIANVCAYYHAHYAREDAWMQRARAAAERAMTLHPGLPEVMVAQAWILYAKGQYDEMTVILRNVIARKPDCEGAYYLLLRGLYASGKYQDVANIAEQAIEASGTDYNVYVPIANSLGALGKAETEKNMRQRVIQALEAQLREIPEDARARILLGAYYAEDGRVDDAMRESNLAMTLRPNEAMVLYNAACTFCTINKKPEALDAIVKAWRAGFRDADWARRDPTLALIHDEPEFQKLYPERPAAG